One stretch of Carassius carassius chromosome 18, fCarCar2.1, whole genome shotgun sequence DNA includes these proteins:
- the LOC132092278 gene encoding L-rhamnose-binding lectin CSL3-like — translation MFQSTMLVQKLSGITLLLLLCQHACFLSASGNAKRSVTCEGDSASLSCGSRFINVLFAKYGRTDCKTCSDGKPPVLLSNVHCSSETSLQMMATQCNGRKSCSVQAVNSVFNDPCVGTYKYLEVSYECLKPKQHVTCEGSRGDITCGKGVISVHNANYGRQNLATCPHKFATSTHCNSDQTACMRSRCNGKKSCHVLASNSEFSDPCVGVYKYLVVTYSCI, via the exons atgttcCAATCTACCATGCTGGTGCAAAAGCTAAGCGGAATCACtt TGCTGCTGTTGCTGTGTCAACATG CATGTTTCCTCTCTGCAAGTGGCAATGCAAAACGATCAGTGACCTGTGAAGGAGACTCTGCATCCCTCAGCTGTG gctctagattcataaatgtccTTTTTGCCAAATATGGACGGACCGATTGCAAGACTTGCTCTGATGGGAAACCTCCTGTGCTGCTCTCAAATGTTCACTGCTCCTCGGAAACCTCCCTCCAAATGATGGCCACTCA GTGTAATGGAAGAAAAAGCTGTTCTGTTCAAGCGGTGAACTCGGTCTTCAATGATCCCTGTGTTGGGACTTATAAATACCTGGAAGTATCTTATGAATGTCTCAAACCTA AGCAGCATGTAACTTGCGAAGGTTCCAGAGGTGACATTACCTGTG GGAAAGGTGTTATTTCTGTTCATAATGCCAATTATGGACGGCAGAATCTTGCAACATGTCCTCATAAATTTGCAACTTCAACACACTGTAACTCTGATCAGACTGCCTGTATGCGTTCCAG gtgcaATGGAAAGAAGTCTTGTCATGTACTAGCTTCCAATTCGGAGTTCTCTGATCCATGTGTAGGCGTCTATAAGTACCTGGTAGTGACTTATTCCTGCATCTGA